In Liquorilactobacillus hordei DSM 19519, the following proteins share a genomic window:
- a CDS encoding GNAT family N-acetyltransferase, which produces MIKGKQILLRHVQFSDINDLYEYSSQKDVARSAGFIQSGNYLSAKDFYAELDNELAWVIALENGKVIGNVCLYEQEFDDAEQIEKRVAVGYALNNKYWNKGYMSEALRRLIEWIKKNHKSIEVIEGYVSVQNIASQRVLEKAGFVVSAIMEIPYFDEQLMKKKVIAYEKKLREEEIEDATN; this is translated from the coding sequence ATGATTAAGGGAAAGCAAATATTATTGCGTCATGTTCAATTTAGTGATATCAATGATCTATATGAGTATAGTTCTCAAAAAGACGTTGCACGGTCCGCGGGATTTATTCAGAGTGGTAATTATCTGTCAGCTAAGGATTTCTATGCTGAATTAGATAATGAGTTGGCATGGGTAATAGCTCTTGAAAATGGTAAGGTTATCGGAAATGTTTGTTTATATGAACAAGAATTTGATGATGCAGAGCAAATTGAAAAACGGGTTGCTGTAGGCTATGCGCTCAATAATAAATATTGGAATAAGGGTTATATGTCTGAGGCGTTAAGAAGATTGATAGAATGGATCAAAAAAAATCATAAATCAATAGAGGTCATTGAAGGATATGTTTCCGTTCAAAATATTGCATCACAACGCGTATTGGAAAAAGCAGGATTTGTAGTTTCAGCAATTATGGAAATTCCTTACTTTGACGAACAACTTATGAAGAAAAAAGTAATAGCTTATGAAAAAAAATTAAGAGAGGAAGAAATTGAAGATGCAACTAACTAA
- a CDS encoding Rrf2 family transcriptional regulator, giving the protein MQLTKGFEQAACIIALLATQKRDVPLSSQMIHERIKGSQTYLQKIMRKLVVAGLITSVSGNSGGFSLAKDPKEITFLQIINATEGDIKTYPDLGFLDLVFKDFLPISHEATHVIGELFQEADKRWCEYLSKKTVHDIIRETFGNRQVKLVDWNNPDVTKNQEMTDLLKDIKY; this is encoded by the coding sequence ATGCAACTAACTAAAGGATTTGAGCAGGCAGCATGTATTATTGCGCTTTTAGCGACTCAAAAAAGAGATGTGCCATTATCGTCACAGATGATTCATGAGAGGATTAAAGGTTCCCAGACTTATTTGCAAAAGATAATGCGTAAGTTAGTAGTTGCTGGATTAATAACGTCTGTTTCAGGCAATAGCGGTGGCTTTTCTCTGGCAAAGGATCCAAAGGAAATAACTTTTCTTCAAATTATAAATGCAACAGAAGGAGACATAAAAACTTACCCCGATTTAGGTTTTCTTGACTTGGTGTTTAAAGATTTTTTACCAATCTCACATGAAGCAACACATGTAATTGGTGAACTTTTTCAAGAAGCTGATAAACGTTGGTGTGAGTATTTAAGTAAGAAGACTGTTCATGACATAATTCGTGAGACTTTTGGAAATCGTCAAGTTAAGTTAGTAGACTGGAATAATCCAGATGTTACAAAAAATCAAGAAATGACCGACTTGTTAAAGGATATTAAGTATTGA